One Periophthalmus magnuspinnatus isolate fPerMag1 chromosome 15, fPerMag1.2.pri, whole genome shotgun sequence genomic window carries:
- the LOC129456841 gene encoding protein lava lamp-like: MATVEKRRSSRKSGHRKHNDGGYSDTETDREVSSLTDRAFRSLCIGDEAVYNDADLSASPCTQKDTGRQELKRTAHESFSLRVQQYGQDWIYRGTYGAEIHKGQQWGVYGEKGAPEPPQQAYPPRELSLFSNGMTEVNSQQRRSHSRVSSLIRAFNSEGQGDEAVYNDETSWDKSALMSIEGELSEFSSYPQNMNAGYFPSAGIFSSQNTDYYSSQVAAISQMNSASSFMRSSHSLSTQVNSNFFIHSEFSPFRVWRDQNRFPFHGGQVSGFMPCSEFQKWYETPMYKELSLQPQQHPSMFSQGCHRNTFAPAIPMNSQRSTSASTMMHRASAVEKRCESELTGQYRKRTQSVGANRLPPQRPSTASPSSEMSRRVRDTISSVKSLQQKIKMMAEHNIETQSQDGFYNNDYLNTYDPMVPNIMSSNPYVAPYQLQKSSAYVPPVPQQLLQQRSASPQPVEHAPVRAESRGATPDVKMSSYKSRAASLLYNLKDNRKRVKATYSPNAFKGQDAQEKYKQEPKDFIIDVPEFSTNELLNLTDDNRGNRLNVPQYGYQAHSPGMHTQNSQPGYEIPVDMGKLNVPQYGYPAYNSGMPQNSQPDFVNPGENNTNKLNVPQYGYQVRSPGMHQNSQHMQNSQYKFVNPMEDRGNRLDVGQYGYQAHSPGMQQNIQFSQFPQNTHNSQQLYSGQNSGEYYRAQMQGEVAPHPGFTGYTQEYYANTQLPNGQNPYENISSFAPYKQSLSDKGGGSYVNQLEQNPEVQRFGAVVQSRDYVSKDNNTQQFNEAASGEYTGLDRYNQLKENKYDYNNVYSQDTWGQTNSLQIQKPGIPSTQNYQNINAYSRTNAQENVQNYNYEQMVMENYGTRPHGTANVSNQMVQQAPPHVANTGNAGYNTQQQPGTYRDIYAPPSAHEFNKEIKMKENDAPRDNHKYYDQDSKKQSIVSSQAGMPISTEELGQRNDEAIKENKMKGLQLKEIRHIENSKQEKKTEQEQVEDISKRNKATNEQVFLQQNKLNVHKAEINEIKGRSELNSQQHKEHLEKEVFTKYRSARDADLPTAEEMIKQLRGENSNSDHTKILEAIDRQECMIESEPQRPEPEKLQHIVQHANTEGLKEEPIKCELAASSEEARIEQVKPEPSRKERVTTEQATETQVGAEHVDRVIEEDRNEAKQAVTELIMESQANTKPEENKDTEIIDVKDKTPETEVEKSQEELEVKFTEDIKVTDNLVCEEHAKTQQIPKEDAINVNDVESVSKSEPQQPATHEPDKVEQAKTELAKTKAELAKIKEQMKGEQKVEKDEDEHTEQENDTAHTLFKEPPVTSVDLTDRGADDFEHIREKYGYSQATDRNKTSTEDNVNEQSTIPGKDKPIEHRVDTNQDKKTNSEVISDAKDHNEKIKNLYDDTTGSQYVYSESSKDFKLSIASNEPAHGENTSEYVLNKEDAPIDKVVKSDAPQPREDAKQLIDSKCKMSQSDLPDPAAKEVILKNDACKLNDPVPVPVEKVEKYDISQQKDTKQVPIERKTKSTDHKTGSSKETSTKGLTHKEKAQTKQEILTSKIKAHAEKEISAIKEGFANKDGLKNPTKSLGIGQNASIRQKPPSQEVCKKQERSVDGDTRQADAGQPGEIPQKHMQNNENIKERVETVTNTELRTSTMSFKMTENHTVQKDKKCGSPTGDKKIKPQNEDKSIKQDHLRKGDRVDLENTAPSLQLQNEISVQDNSLSIMGIMVTVRERNPSEQNKDQEVKHGPETNITRLSEKVRVNDQDYTETKHFEKMPETHSTTHTNFTDSTTKKTPQQESSFPNERPQSETLLPDHLAEKVVPPTVTVPAKNKVLAETQALANKQGIMAEETKVCANKPPNAALETTGIKGQKEITGIRTIPEELPTTEMKRVISVSTTSNDNTQEDILHIDSIAIRVVPAVTEEVNKAPQRTASNSSFTEKETQSNIQRSVPSNDDVQKVLSSVKKQAQLLKNSNQSNLSNTTRERSENEKTTNEVETHKPPMEEGYFQVDKRDTGPQNNSTSMGQSSEAVAQESEQPRSLPNQPSSAIRQDLNIKTSKQIDNSPNDKSNKEIEKPGVGHLHHTRKHPMAKGRQRGFVTLPDNNDSKAEAKPKPKVPIPEISALADYARLKVIVSKDDEDTLQEQPPNKKEGFFPLIQSRHSRRPVFTMDSQEDPVKEKSLQNQSSTQVKVSKEPTPVVFPITDKQHQRTGMFKLEAKENADVQKIQESKPSSMDQTPKGKTNNKEKNAEDKIKDMLEKSRAKQAEEEKRAAQREEEQRALEREAIVTQIRERRKKQREAERHMEETASNTERKMDAQNVLDHHKESNTEEQLRNAEEQKKKDIVEEHQKRAALEEQHKKVAQIEEQRRQAAKEEQLRKDALEEQTRRANEEQQRKAEEQKKAILEEKLRKAAQMEEEKRRMLLEEQQRQAAIIEEQKKKAAIEEQQRRLAQEQRQRKAALEEEQRRAAQKEQQRKMAEEEQQRQAAIIEEQKKKAAIEEQQRRLVQEELQRKAQEEQRRKMAEEEQQRKAAIIEEQKKRAAIEEQQRKMAQAAQEEKKQKAALEEQQRRAALEEQTQKAALEEQQRRAAETEQLRKIAEEEQQRKAAIIEEQKKRAAIEEQQRKLAYEEQQKQAALEEQKQKAALEEQQRRAAQKELQRKMAEEEQQRKAAIIEEQKKRAAIEEQQRKLAYEEQQKQAALEEQKQKAAIEEQQRRAAQKEQQRKMAEEEQQRKAAIIEEQKKRAAIQEQQRKLAYEEQQKQAALEEQKQKAALEEQQRRAAQKELQRKMAEEEQQRKAAVIEEQKKRAAIEEQQRKLAYEEQQKQAALEEQKQKAALEEQQRRAAQKELQRKMAEEEQQRKAAVIEEQKKRAAIEEQQRKLAYEEQQKQAALEEQKQKAALEEQQRRAAQKELQRKMAEEEQQRKAAVLEEQKKRAAIEEQQRQAALKEEQRRAALEEQLRKNKMAEEEQRRKEALEEQRKIAQIEEMRRQAAHEEELRKAAEIEERKRIAALQEEQQRKAKLEDQKRKAAMEEKRKIAQIEEKRRQEAHEEQLRKAAETEELKRRAALEEQKRKAVIEEQRKLAQIEEMRRQAAHEEQLRKIAEEEQQRKKAAIIEEERRAALEEQQRIEAHKEQLRKAAKIEEQKKKAELEDQRQKAAIEERRRKEQRRTRQEEEEKQLAYIREERIRRQIEEEREVELEEEMTRRQQSSEQNRTHAGKDTRHFRSQDLPQNQTEIRARPAVNQEETAEMEEQKNASDKEALQYYSLTSAEAEKPSPPQKRSNANGPDTVDDISRPHASASPATSQSRSTTASPAFGTKPSMFKVKDNTLRGSSLTKSIKPRFHKSFGEEFRVGSPMERVCEKNEGDQDTLRCRTPSTPLPQYRPFSRRSLALDEEDSRSIISNMSEDVESFATNATDLADIRALYDSDRPESACSFSSDVSRSFGKPPAVPPKSEKALRRAKRLATRRSKKELAKDVTEDSYEASMSEVANSDVVASPHFTAPISIARAPPAGSSVSLSHSEPSHQRSVHTAPHATGPISLPNSSPHTSTPVSSSQNSGSFSTSAAPRSIPQVPSSPTHHHTPKPVTQYQVESGFSQPYTQRRVMQDIGSGQYYVVDVPVEVKTKTFFDPETGKYVQLNVRESNRNATQRQPLQGYPQSHMKPKLHAKLQPNTSSNAQYQGYSGNSKGYQSAATSSGQSMTPATVIQDQQPIRSSMAHRHGGPETSYSPDKTPYMDTVNKVDKTHHAVYNTQGSQGAIKEGDSQLVNSRYGSRDIISMSELEDFMEVSDW; encoded by the coding sequence ATGGCGACAGTGGAGAAGCGACGCTCCAGTCGGAAGAGTGGCCATCGCAAACACAACGATGGTGGGTACAGTGACACAGAAACAGACCGTGAGGTGAGCAGTCTGACAGACAGGGCCTTTAGGAGCCTGTGCATTGGAGATGAGGCCGTGTACAACGACGCCGACCTGAGCGCTTCACCCTGTACACAGAAGGACACAGGCAGACAGGAGCTGAAGAGGACTGCACACGAGAGCTTTAGCCTGCGAGTGCAACAGTATGGACAGGACTGGATATACAGAGGAACGTATGGAGCAGAGATTCACAAGGGCCAGCAGTGGGGGGTCTATGGGGAGAAGGGGGCACCGGAGCCCCCTCAGCAGGCGTACCCCCCAAGAGAACTGTCCCTGTTCAGCAACGGAATGACAGAGGTGAACTCGCAGCAGCGCCGCAGCCACTCACGAGTCTCCTCTTTAATCAGGGCCTTTAACTCAGAGGGACAGGGGGACGAGGCTGTGTATAATGACGAGACAAGCTGGGATAAGTCTGCACTGATGAGTATCGAGGGGGAGCTGTCCGAGTTCTCATCTTATCCTCAAAATATGAACGCAGGATATTTCCCCTCCGCTGGAATATTCTCCTCCCAAAACACAGACTATTACTCCTCACAGGTGGCAGCCATTTCCCAGATGAACTCTGCCTCCTCTTTTATGAGATCTTCCCACAGTCTGTCCACACAGGTCAACTCTAACTTCTTCATTCACAGCGAGTTTAGTCCGTTCAGAGTTTGGAGGGACCAAAACAGGTTTCCCTTCCACGGAGGCCAGGTCTCCGGCTTTATGCCCTGTTCGGAGTTTCAGAAATGGTACGAGACGCCTATGTACAAAGAACTCTCATTACAGCCACAACAGCATCCCTCTATGTTTTCTCAAGGGTGTCACAGGAACACATTTGCCCCCGCTATTCCCATGAATTCTCAACGTTCAACCTCTGCTTCTACAATGATGCACAGAGCTTCCGCAGTGGAGAAACGGTGTGAGTCGGAGCtcacaggacaatacaggaagCGCACTCAGAGCGTGGGAGCTAACCGGCTACCACCGCAACGGCCCTCCACTGCCTCCCCCTCCAGTGAGATGTCCAGGCGGGTGCGAGACACAATCAGCTCTGTGAAATCCCTCCAACAAAAAATCAAGATGATGGCAGAACACAATATAGAGACTCAGAGTCAAGATGGGTTTTATAACAAtgattatttaaatacatatgATCCAATGGTGCCTAATATTATGAGTTCTAATCCTTATGTAGCTCCATATCAGTTACAAAAATCATCAGCTTATGTGCCTCCCGTACCACAACAATTATTGCAGCAGCGTTCAGCTTCACCACAACCAGTAGAGCACGCACCTGTCAGGGCAGAAAGTAGAGGGGCAACTCCAGACGTCAAAATGTCCAGCTACAAGTCAAGAGCTGCCAGCCTCCTTTACAATCTAAAAGATAACAGGAAGAGGGTCAAGGCGACTTACAGTCCTAACGCATTTAAAGGCCAAGATGCACAGGAGAAATACAAGCAGGAACCAAAAGACTTTATTATAGACGTTCCTGAATTTTCTACTAATGAACTTTTGAATTTGACAGATGATAACAGAGGTAACAgattaaatgttccacagtatggataCCAGGCACATAGTCCAGGAATGCACACACAGAACTCTCAACCTGGTTATGAAATTCCCGTAGACATGGGTAAGTTaaatgttccgcaatatggaTACCCAGCCTATAATTCAGGAATGCCCCAGAATTCTCAACCAGACTTTGTAAATCCTGGAGAAAACAATACCAACAagttgaatgttccacaatacggaTACCAGGTCCGCAGTCCAGGAATGCATCAGAATTCCCAACACATGCAAAATTCTCAATACAAATTTGTAAATCCTATGGAAGACAGAGGAAACAGGTTAGATGTGGGTCAATATGGATACCAGGCTCATAGTCCGGGGATGCAGCAGAATATCCAGTTCTCACAATTTCCTCAAAATACACATAATTCCCAACAGCTCTATTCAGGACAAAACTCCGGTGAATACTATAGAGCGCAGATGCAAGGTGAAGTGGCACCTCATCCCGGGTTCACTGGATATACACAGGAGTATTACGCAAACACTCAGCTGCCTAATGGACAAAATCCTTATGAAAATATATCATCTTTTGCTCCATATAAGCAAAGTCTGAGTGATAAAGGAGGAGGGAGTTATGTAAACCAGCTTGAACAGAACCCAGAAGTGCAGAGGTTTGGTGCAGTCGTCCAGAGCAGAGACTATGTAAGTAAAGATAATAACACGCAGCAATTTAATGAAGCAGCAAGTGGGGAATATACAGGGCTGGACAGATATAATCAACTAAAAGAGAACAAATATGATTATAATAATGTTTATTCCCAAGACACGTGGGGGCAGACCAATAGCCTGCAAATACAGAAGCCAGGAATTCCCTCAAcacaaaattatcaaaatataaatgCTTATTCAAGAACAAATGCACAGGAAAATGTCCAAAACTACAATTATGAACAAATGGTAATGGAAAATTATGGCACAAGACCACATGGGACGGCAAATGTTTCAAATCAGATGGTACAGCAAGCCCCACCTCATGTGGCAAATACAGGTAATGCTGGATATAATACACAACAGCAGCCTGGAACATATAGAGATATTTATGCTCCTCCATCGGCCCATGAGTTCAATAAGGaaatcaaaatgaaagaaaatgatgCTCCTCGAGACAATCATAAATATTATGATCAGGACTCTAAAAAGCAAAGCATTGTTTCTAGTCAAGCAGGAATGCCTATATCCACAGAGGAATTAGGTCAAAGAAATGACGAGGCCATAAAAGAGAATAAGATGAAAGGCCTGCAGTTGAAAGAGATTAGACACATTGAAAATAGCAAACAGGAGAAgaaaacagaacaagaacaagtaGAGGATATTTCAAAAAGAAACAAGGCCACAAATGAACAGGTCTTTTTGCAACAGAATAAGTTGAATGTGCATAAAGCTGAGATAAACGAAATAAAAGGCAGGTCAGAGTTGAATTCACAGCAACACAAAGAACATCTGGAAAAAGAAGTATTTACAAAGTACAGAAGTGCACGAGATGCAGACCTCCCCACAGCTGAAGAAATGATAAAACAGTTACGAGGAGAAAACTCAAATTCAGACCACACTAAAATACTGGAGGCGATAGACAGACAGGAATGCATGATAGAGAGTGAGCCCCAGAGACCCGAGCCAGAGAAGCTGCAGCACATAGTGCAACATGCTAACACCGAGGGGCTAAAAGAGGAGCCCATAAAATGTGAACTGGCAGCGAGTAGCGAGGAGGCCAGAATAGAGCAAGTTAAACCTGAGCCCAGTCGTAAGGAGAGGGTCACAACTGAACAGGCCACAGAGACGCAAGTAGGGGCAGAGCATGTTGATAGAGTGATAGAGGAAGACAGGAATGAAGCCAAACAAGCTGTAACAGAGCTGATAATGGAGAGCCAGGCTAATACAAAGCCAGAAGAAAATAAAGACACAGAAATTATTGATGTTAAAGATAAAACACCCGAAACTGAGGTAGAAAAATCACAAGAAGAATTAGAAGTTAAATTTACTGAGGACATTAAAGTTACTGATAATCTCGTATGTGAGGAACATGCAAAAACGCAACAAATACCCAAAGAGGACGcaataaatgtaaatgatgtAGAAAGTGTATCTAAATCTGAACCTCAACAGCCAGCAACACATGAACCAGATAAAGTAGAGCAGGCCAAGACTGAATTAGCTAAAACCAAAGCGGAGTTGGCCAAAATAAAGGAACAGATGAAGGGAGAGCAGAAAGTTGAGAAAGATGAAGATGAACATACTGAGCAAGAAAATGACACTGCTCATACATTGTTCAAAGAGCCACCAGTCACAAGTGTAGACCTCactgacagaggagcagatgactTTGAACACATAAGAGAAAAATATGGTTATAGCCAAGCCACCGACAGAAACAAAACTTCCACCGAAGACAATGTCAATGAACAGTCAACAATACCTGGCAAAGACAAACCAATAGAACACAGGGTGGACACAAACCAGGATAAAAAGACAAACAGTGAAGTAATATCTGATGCAAAAGATCACAATGAAAAAATTAAGAATTTGTATGATGACACCACAGGAAGTCAATATGTTTATAGTGAATCATCTAAAGATTTTAAATTATCTATTGCCAGTAATGAGCCAGCTCATGGAGAGAACACTAGTGAATATGTTTTAAACAAAGAAGATGCTCCAATTGATAAAGTGGTAAAATCAGATGCACCTCAACCGAGAgaggatgcaaaacaacttatTGACAGCAAATGCAAAATGTCACAAAGTGATTTGCCTGATCCTGCAGCTAAAGAGGTCATTCTTAAAAATGATGCATGCAAGCTGAATGACCCTGTTCCTGTTCCTGTTGAGAAAGTAGAGAAATATGACATTTCTCAACAAAAAGATACAAAACAGGTCCCtatagaaagaaagacaaagtcAACTGATCACAAAACAGGTTCAAGTAAAGAAACATCAACCAAAGGCCTGACCCATAAAGAAAAGGCTCAAACAAAACAAGAGATTCTGACATCAAAGATCAAGGCTCATGCTGAAAAAGAAATATCTGCAATCAAAGAAGGTTTCGCCAATAAAGATGGACTTAAAAATCCCACAAAGTCTTTGGGAATAGGCCAGAATGCGAGCATACGACAGAAGCCACCATCACAGGAAGTCTGCAAAAAACAAGAACGGTCAGTGGATGGCGACACAAGACAAGCAGACGCTGGTCAGCCAGGAGAGATTCCACAGAAACATATGCAAAACAatgagaatataaaagaaagagtGGAGACAGTAACAAATACAGAGTTACGTACAAGTACAATGTCATTTAAAATGACAGAGAATCACACAGTGCAAAAGGATAAAAAATGTGGTTCTCCCACAGGTGACAAGAAAATTAAGCCACAAAATGAGgacaaatcaataaaacaagatCATCTGCGTAAAGGAGATAGAGTTGATCTTGAAAACACAGCACCCTCTCTTCAACTCCAAAATGAAATCTCTGTGCAAGACAACTCTTTATCAATCATGGGAATAATGGtgacagtgagagaaagaaatCCTTCAGAGCAAAACAAAGACCAAGAAGTTAAACATGGCCCAGAAACAAACATCACAAGACTTTCTGAAAAAGTCAGAGTAAATGATCAGGATTATActgaaacaaagcattttgaaaaAATGCCAGAAACTCACTCAACGACACACACAAATTTTACTGACAGCACTACTAAGAAAACTCCCCAACAGGAAAGCTCTTTTCCAAATGAGAGACCCCAAAGCGAAACACTACTCCCTGACCACCTGGCTGAAAAAGTTGTGCCCCCAACGGTTACAGTACCAGCTAAAAATAAAGTGCTGGCTGAAACGCAAGCCCTTGCCAACAAACAGGGCATAATGGCAGAAGAAACTAAAGTCTGTGCAAACAAACCTCCTAATGCAGCCCTGGAGACCACTGGCATCAAAGGTCAAAAAGAGATTACTGGCATAAGAACAATACCTGAAGAGCTGCCCACAACAGAAATGAAAAGAGTCATATCTGTATCTACAACAAGCAATGATAATACACAAGAAGATATCCTGCATATTGACAGCATCGCTATTCGAGTTGTGCCAGCAGTAACTGAAGAGGTGAACAAAGCTCCACAAAGAACTGCTTCAAATAGCTCTTTTACTGAGAAAGAAACTCAAAGCAACATCCAGAGAAGTGTTCCTTCAAATGATGATGTGCAAAAAGTGTTATCCAGTGTTAAAAAGCAAGCCCAATTACTGAAAAACTCTAACCAGTCAAATCTAAGTAATACAACCAGAGAACGTAGTGAAAATGAAAAGACTACAAATGAGGTTGAAACCCATAAGCCTCCAATGGAAGAGGGTTACTTCCAGGTTGACAAAAGAGATACTGGACCACAGAATAACAGCACAAGCATGGGACAAAGTTCAGAAGCTGTCGCACAGGAATCGGAACAACCAAGATCTCTGCCAAACCAACCTAGTTCAGCAATCAGGCAAGATCTGAAtattaaaacttcaaaacaaaTAGACAATAGTCCAAatgataaaagtaataaagaaaTAGAGAAACCAGGAGTTGGCCATTTGCATCACACTAGAAAACATCCCATGGCAAAGGGCAGACAAAGAGGTTTTGTAACACTCCCAGATAATAATGATAGCAAGGCTGAagccaaaccaaaaccaaaagtCCCAATACCTGAGATATCAGCCCTTGCGGACTATGCTAGACTTAAAGTGATTGTTTCTAAAGATGATGAAGACACTCTCCAGGAACAGCCCCCAAATAAAAAGGAAGGCTTTTTTCCGCTTATTCAGAGCCGCCATAGCAGACGTCCAGTGTTTACGATGGACTCACAAGAGGATCCTGTGAAAGAGAAAAGTTTACAAAATCAGTCAAGTACTCAAGTTAAAGTGAGCAAAGAACCTACTCCTGTTGTGTTTCCCATCACAGATAAACAACACCAAAGGACTGGAATGTTTAAACTGGAAGCCAAAGAAAATGCGGACGTACAAAAGATACAAGAAAGTAAACCAAGTTCAATGGACCAAACACCAAAAGGCAAAACAAATAACAAGGAGAAAAATGCAGAGGATAAAATTAAGGATATGCTGGAGAAGAGCAGAGCGAAACAAgctgaagaagagaagagagctgctcagagagaagaagagcagCGAGCCCTCGAGAGAGAGGCCATCGTGACACAGATCCGGGAAAGACGCAAGAAACAacgagaggcagagagacacaTGGAGGAAACGGCTTCAAATACAGAAAGGAAAatggatgctcagaatgttctTGACCACCATAAAGAATCTAACACTGAAGAACAACTAAGAAATGCAGAggaacagaagaagaaagacattgTGGAGGAACATCAGAAAAGGGCTGCTCTAGAGGAACAACACAAAAAGGTGGCtcaaattgaagaacaaagaaGACAAGCTGCtaaagaggagcagctgagaaAGGATGCCCTTGAAGAACAGACCAGAAGAGCCAATGAAGAGCAGCAAAGAAAAGCAGAGGAACAGAAAAAGGCCATTTTAGAGGAAAAACTGAGAAAGGCTGCTCAGAtggaagaggaaaaaagaagaaTGTTGCTAGAAGAACAGCAAAGACAAGCAGCAATAATCGAGGAACAGAAGAAAAAAGCCGCTATTGAAGAACAACAGAGAAGGCTCGCACAGGAACAGCGGCAAAGAAAAGCTGCTCTGGAAGAAGAGCAACGAAGAGCAGCTCAAAAGGAACAGCAGAGGAAGATGGCGGAGGAAGAGCAGCAAAGACAAGCAGCAATAATTGAGGAACAGAAGAAAAAAGCAGCTATTGAAGAACAACAGAGAAGGCTCGTACAGGAAGAGCTGCAAAGAAAAGCTCAGGAGGAACAGCGCAGAAAAATGGCAGAGGAAGAACAGCAAAGGAAAGCTGCTATCATTGAGGAACAGAAGAAAAGAGCTGCAATTGAAGAACAACAAAGAAAGATGGCACAAGCTGCTCAGGAAGAAAAGAAGCAAAAGGCTGCTCTTGAAGAACAGCAAAGAAGAGCTGCTCTGgaagaacagacacaaaaagcTGCTCTAGAGGAACAGCAAAGAAGAGCAGCTGAAACTGAACAGCTCAGAAAGATAGCAGAGGAAGAACAGCAAAGGAAAGCTGCAATAATCGAGGAACAGAAGAAAAGAGCTGCTATTGAAGAACAACAGAGAAAGCTTGCATACGAAGAGCAACAGAAACAAGCTGCCCTGGAAGAACAGAAGCAAAAAGCTGCTCTAGAAGAACAGCAAAGAAGAGCTGCTCAAAAGGAACTGCAGAGAAAGATGGCAGAGGAAGAACAGCAAAGGAAAGCTGCCATCATTGAGGAACAGAAGAAAAGAGCTGCTATTGAAGAACAACAAAGAAAGCTTGCATACgaagagcaacaaaaacaagctgCCCTGGAGGAACAGAAGCAAAAAGCTGCTATAGAAGAACAGCAAAGAAGAGCTGCTCAAAAGGAACAGCAGAGGAAGatggcagaggaggaacagcaAAGGAAAGCTGCCATAATTGAGGAACAGAAGAAAAGAGCTGCTATTCAAGAACAACAGAGAAAGCTTGCATACgaagagcaacaaaaacaagctgCTCTAGAAGAACAGAAGCAAAAAGCTGCTCTAGAGGAACAGCAAAGAAGAGCTGCTCAAAAGGAACTGCAGAGGAAGATGGCAGAGGAAGAACAGCAAAGGAAAGCTGCCGTCATTGAGGAACAGAAGAAAAGAGCTGCAATTGAAGAACAACAGAGAAAGCTTGCATACgaagagcaacaaaaacaagctgCTCTAGAAGAACAGAAGCAAAAAGCTGCTCTAGAGGAACAGCAAAGAAGAGCTGCTCAAAAGGAACTGCAGAGGAAGATGGCAGAGGAAGAACAGCAAAGGAAAGCTGCCGTCATTGAGGAACAGAAGAAAAGAGCTGCAATTGAAGAACAACAGAGAAAGCTTGCATACgaagagcaacaaaaacaagctgCTCTGGAAGAACAGAAGCAAAAAGCTGCACTAGAGGAACAGCAAAGAAGAGCTGCTCAAAAGGAACTGCAGAGGAAGATGGCGGAGGAAGAACAGCAAAGGAAAGCTGCCGTCCTTGAGGAACAGAAGAAAAGAGCTGCTATTGAAGAACAACAAAGACAAGCTGCGTTgaaagaagagcagagaagagctgcTCTAGAGGAACAACTGAGAAAAAATAAGATGGCTGAGGAGGAGCAGCGAAGAAAAGAAGCTCTAGAAGAACAGCGAAAAATAGCTCAAATTGAAGAAATGAGAAGGCAAGCAGCTCACGAGGAGGAGCTGAGAAAGGCTGCTGAGATTGAGGAGCGTAAGAGAATTGCAGCTCTGCAGGAGGAGCAACAAAGAAAAGCTAAATTAGAGGATCAGAAGCGAAAAGCAGCAAtggaagaaaagagaaaaatcgCTCAAATTGAAGAAAAGAGAAGACAAGAAGCCCACGAGGAACAGCTGAGAAAGGCTGCTGAGACTGAAGAGCTAAAGAGAAGGGCGGCTTTAGAGGAACAAAAGCGAAAAGCTGTAATAGAAGAACAGAGAAAACTAGCTCAGATTGAAGAAATGAGAAGACAAGCAGCTCATGAAGAACAGCTCAGAAAGATAgctgaggaggagcagcagcggAAAAAAGCAGCTATAAtagaggaagaaaggagagcAGCTCTTGAAGAACAGCAACGAATAGAAGCTCACAAGGAGCAGCTGAGAAAAGCTGCAAAGATTGAGGAGCAAAAGAAAAAGGCTGAATTAGAGGATCAGAGGCAAAAAGCTGCTATAGAAGAACGGAGGAGGAAAGAACAAAGGCGAACTCgacaagaggaggaagagaagcagCTGGCCTATATTAGGGAGGAACGAATCAGAAGACAGattgaggaggagagggaagttGAACTTGAAGAGGAAATGACAAGGCGACAGCAAAGCTCTGAGCAAAATCGAACACACGCAGGGAAAGATACAAGACACTTCAGAAGCCAGGACCTACCCCAGAATCAGACAGAAATCAGAGCAAGACCAGCAGTAAATCAGGAGGAAACAGCTGAAATGGAGGAGCAGAAAAATGCATCTGATAAAGAAGCTCTCCAATATTACTCCTTGACCTCGGCAGAAGCAGAGAAACCCTCACCTCCCCAAAAGAGAAGCAACGCAAATGGACCTGACACAGTTGATGATATCAGCAGGCCACACGCTTCTGCATCTCCAGCCACCTCTCAATCCCGCTCCACCACAGCCTCCCCAGCATTTGGAACCAAACCCTCCATGTTCAAAGTTAAAGACAACACACTCCGAGGATCTTCTCTCACCAAGTCCATCAAACCACGTTTCCATAAAAGTTTTGGGGAAGAATTCAGGGTTGGTTCGCCAATGGAAAGAGTATGCGAGAAAAATGAAGGTGATCAAGACACACTAAGGTGCAGAACTCCTTCTACCCCTCTCCCACAGTACAGGCCATTTTCAAGAAGAAGCCTTGCGCTAGATGAAGAAGACTCACGCTCCATCATCAGCAATATGTCTGAGGACGTGGAGAGTTTTGCCACCAATGCAACTGACCTTGCAGATATAAGGGCATTGTACGACTCAGATAGACCTGAGTCAGCATGCAGTTTTAGCAGTGATGTATCGCGCTCATTTGGAAAACCTCCTGCAGTTCCTCCTAAGAGTGAAAAGGCTTTGCGGCGAGCTAAAAGACTGGCTACGCGGAGATCAAAAAA